A segment of the Deltaproteobacteria bacterium genome:
AGTCAACTGCCTGTCCTGTGGCCATAATCACCGTGTCAGCAGGGATAACGGATTCAGAGCCAGCAATGGGCACCGGCCTTGCCCGGCCGCTGGCATCAGGTTCCTTGAGCTCCATCTGTACACAGAGAATGCCCACCACTCGTCCTTCATCTGTGATGATCTTCACCGGGTTGGTATGGTAGCGAAACATGATGCGCTCTTCCATAGCCTCGTCGATTTCAGTGGTGATGGCTGGCATTTCAGTGCGAGTGCGGCGGTAAACCACACTCACATTGGCTCCCAGCCTCTTGGCCACCCGGGCGCAGTCCATGGCCGTATTGCCGCCGCCTATCACCACCACATCTCTGCCAATGTCAACATACTTGCCGCTGTTGACCTGCCTGAGAAACTCCACACCGCTGAAGACGTTCTGGGCATCCACACCCGGCACATCTATATGCATCCCTTTCTGAGCGCCAAGGCCAAGGAAAACTGCATCATATTCACGGACGAGTTGATCCATGGGGATGTTCACCCCCGCCTTCACATTGCACTCCAGGTCAATGCCAAGGGCCAGAATCTTGTCGATTTCCTGCTTCAACACATAGTTGGGCAAACGATACGACGGAATGCCATAGCGCATCATGCCGCCAGGCTCAGCGTAGGCTTCGAATATCTTTATCTGAAATCCTCTTTTGGCCAGATGAAAGGCGCAGGAAAGCCCTGCTGGACCTGAGCCTATTATTGCCACCTTTTCCTTTCTGGCAGAAATGAGTTTCTTGTGGGTCAGGTTTTCCTCCAGGCCAAAATCACCCACGGCACGCTCGGCACTGTTGATTGCCAGCGGGGTGTCAAAATCCCTCCTGTTGCAGCCCTCCTCACAGGGATGAGGACACACTCTGCCGCAGGTGGCAGGCAGAGGATTGGTCCGCGTCAACACATGCCAGGCCTCCTCGTAGTCTTTCCTGGAGGCGAGAGAGCGCAAGAATCCGCGGATGTCGTTTCCCGCCGGGCAACTGTATGTACATGGAGGCGTCTGCATGATGGTTACAGGCATCACCGTGCGCCACGATCCCGTCTTGTAAGGTATGACCTTGTGCAAGTCCAGTGCTAATCCTAAAGGTAGCTTATCCATAGTTAACCAGCCTCTTTGTTTGTGATTGAACAGCCTGCATCAAAATCCAGCCGGCCTTTTTTATTGAAAAAAGCCGGTTTTGAAAAAACTTCCTCTTATGAATATCCTTCAATCTTGCTTCTGCTAAGGAAATCAAGGAGAATCTTCAGCCTCATAAATTGAATTTGGCAATATTCTCGTTGGCAATCTCCTGGATCTCAGCCACTTCCTTGCCTGGCACCCCTTTCTTGAACA
Coding sequences within it:
- a CDS encoding FAD-dependent oxidoreductase — its product is MDKLPLGLALDLHKVIPYKTGSWRTVMPVTIMQTPPCTYSCPAGNDIRGFLRSLASRKDYEEAWHVLTRTNPLPATCGRVCPHPCEEGCNRRDFDTPLAINSAERAVGDFGLEENLTHKKLISARKEKVAIIGSGPAGLSCAFHLAKRGFQIKIFEAYAEPGGMMRYGIPSYRLPNYVLKQEIDKILALGIDLECNVKAGVNIPMDQLVREYDAVFLGLGAQKGMHIDVPGVDAQNVFSGVEFLRQVNSGKYVDIGRDVVVIGGGNTAMDCARVAKRLGANVSVVYRRTRTEMPAITTEIDEAMEERIMFRYHTNPVKIITDEGRVVGILCVQMELKEPDASGRARPVPIAGSESVIPADTVIMATGQAVDYDGIDVHKSKDKWIATNENLMTSTDKVFAGGDAVLGLETVAAAIGQGTRAASAIEDYIEGSVESRLSRPPVIYSKDLNTYYYKKARRFEKEALPVHLRLKGFKEIYPAIDLEAIITEAERCFSCGLCFDCGNCFMYCPDNAVKKAKGGATYEFDYDFCKGCGLCAKECPCHYIQMTLEK